One Sodalis praecaptivus DNA segment encodes these proteins:
- the rplE gene encoding 50S ribosomal protein L5 produces the protein MAKLHDYYKDEVVSQLMKQFGYHSVMQVPRVEKITLNMGVGEAIADKKLLDNATADLTAISGQKPLITKARKSVAGFKIRQGYPIGCKVTLRGERMWEFFERLISIAVPRIRDFRGLSAKSFDGRGNYSMGVREQIIFPEIDYDKVDRVRGLDITITTTAKSDDEGRALLTAFNFPFRK, from the coding sequence ATGGCGAAACTGCATGATTACTACAAAGACGAAGTAGTCTCTCAACTGATGAAACAGTTCGGCTACCATTCTGTCATGCAAGTCCCTCGGGTCGAGAAGATCACCCTGAATATGGGTGTGGGTGAAGCAATCGCCGATAAAAAGCTGCTGGATAACGCCACAGCCGATTTGACCGCGATTTCAGGCCAAAAGCCGCTTATCACCAAAGCACGCAAATCTGTTGCTGGCTTCAAAATCCGTCAGGGCTATCCGATCGGTTGTAAAGTAACCCTGCGTGGCGAACGCATGTGGGAGTTCTTCGAGCGACTGATTTCCATTGCTGTACCGCGTATCCGTGACTTCCGTGGCCTGTCCGCCAAGTCATTCGATGGCCGTGGCAACTACAGCATGGGCGTGCGTGAACAGATCATCTTCCCGGAAATCGACTATGACAAAGTCGATCGCGTTCGTGGCTTGGATATTACCATCACCACCACTGCGAAATCCGATGATGAAGGCCGTGCGCTGTTGACCGCCTTTAACTTCCCATTCCGCAAGTAA
- the rpsN gene encoding 30S ribosomal protein S14 yields the protein MAKQSMKAREVKRVKLADKFFAKRAELKTIISDVNASDEERWDAVLKLQTLPRDSSPSRQRNRCRQTGRPHAFLRKFGLSRIKVREAAMRGEIPGLRKASW from the coding sequence ATGGCTAAACAATCCATGAAAGCACGCGAAGTAAAACGCGTGAAATTAGCTGATAAATTCTTCGCAAAACGCGCTGAACTTAAAACCATCATTTCCGACGTGAATGCTTCCGATGAAGAACGTTGGGATGCGGTTCTCAAGCTGCAGACTCTGCCGCGTGATTCCAGCCCGTCTCGTCAGCGTAACCGCTGCCGCCAAACTGGTCGTCCGCACGCTTTCCTGCGGAAATTCGGGTTGAGCCGTATCAAGGTCCGTGAAGCCGCTATGCGCGGTGAAATCCCGGGTCTGAGAAAGGCTAGCTGGTAA
- the rpsH gene encoding 30S ribosomal protein S8 has protein sequence MSMQDPIADMLTRIRNGQTANKTAVSMPSSKLKVAIANLLKEEGFIEDYKVEGDTKPTLELVLKYFQGKPVVESIQRISRPGLRIYKKKDALPKVMAGMGIAVVSTSKGVMTDRAARQAGLGGEIICYVA, from the coding sequence ATGAGCATGCAAGATCCGATCGCGGATATGCTGACCCGTATCCGTAACGGTCAAACCGCGAACAAAACCGCGGTCTCCATGCCTTCCTCCAAGCTTAAAGTGGCAATTGCCAACTTGCTGAAAGAAGAAGGCTTTATTGAAGATTACAAAGTTGAAGGCGACACCAAGCCGACGCTGGAACTGGTACTTAAGTACTTCCAGGGTAAGCCGGTGGTAGAAAGCATTCAGCGTATCAGCCGCCCCGGCCTGCGTATCTATAAGAAAAAAGATGCGCTGCCGAAAGTGATGGCAGGCATGGGTATCGCGGTTGTTTCTACCTCTAAAGGTGTCATGACTGATCGTGCGGCTCGCCAGGCTGGTCTTGGTGGCGAGATTATCTGCTACGTAGCGTAA
- the rplF gene encoding 50S ribosomal protein L6 encodes MSRVAKAPVVIPAGVEVKLNGQDISIKGKNGELTRTIHEAVDVQHADNQLTFAPREGHANGWALAGTTRALLNGMVIGVTDGFTKKLQLVGVGYRAAVKGNVVNLSLGFSHPIDHQLPAGITAECPSQTEIVLKGADKQTIGQVAADLRAYRRPEPYKGKGVRYADEVVRTKEAKKK; translated from the coding sequence ATGTCTCGTGTTGCTAAAGCACCCGTCGTCATTCCTGCCGGCGTAGAGGTAAAACTCAACGGTCAGGATATTTCGATTAAGGGTAAAAACGGCGAGCTGACTCGTACTATCCACGAAGCTGTTGACGTTCAGCATGCTGATAACCAGCTGACCTTTGCTCCGCGCGAAGGCCATGCCAATGGTTGGGCGCTTGCAGGCACGACTCGTGCGCTGCTGAACGGCATGGTGATTGGTGTGACCGACGGCTTCACTAAAAAGCTACAGCTGGTAGGTGTAGGTTACCGTGCTGCAGTGAAAGGTAATGTGGTGAATTTGTCTCTGGGCTTTTCTCACCCCATCGACCATCAACTGCCGGCAGGTATCACCGCAGAATGCCCGAGCCAAACTGAAATCGTGCTGAAAGGCGCTGATAAGCAGACTATTGGCCAGGTTGCGGCAGATCTGCGTGCCTATCGTCGTCCTGAGCCTTATAAAGGCAAGGGTGTTCGTTACGCCGACGAAGTCGTGCGTACCAAAGAGGCTAAGAAGAAGTAA
- the rplR gene encoding 50S ribosomal protein L18: MDKKAARIRRATRARRKLQELGATRLVVHRTPRHIYAQVIAPNGSEVLVAASTVEKAIVEQLKGTGNKDAAAAVGKTIAERALEKGIKDVSFDRSGFQYHGRVQALADAAREAGLQF, translated from the coding sequence ATGGATAAGAAAGCAGCTCGTATCCGTCGTGCGACCCGCGCACGCCGCAAGCTCCAGGAATTGGGTGCAACCCGCCTGGTGGTACATCGTACCCCGCGTCATATATACGCACAGGTTATTGCACCAAACGGTTCTGAAGTCCTGGTAGCCGCTTCTACTGTAGAAAAAGCTATCGTGGAGCAATTAAAGGGTACCGGTAACAAAGACGCCGCCGCCGCAGTAGGTAAAACTATTGCCGAGCGCGCGCTGGAAAAAGGCATTAAAGATGTGTCCTTTGACCGTTCCGGGTTCCAATATCATGGTCGAGTCCAGGCACTGGCAGATGCTGCCCGTGAAGCTGGCCTTCAGTTCTAA
- the rpsE gene encoding 30S ribosomal protein S5, producing the protein MAHIEKQAGELQEKLIAVNRVSKTVKGGRIFSFTALTVVGDGNGRVGFGYGKAREVPAAIQKAMEKARRNMMNVALNSGTLQHPIKGAHTGSRVFMQPASEGTGIIAGGAMRAVLEVAGVHNVLAKAYGSTNPINVVRATIDALGNMKSPEMVAAKRGKSVEEILG; encoded by the coding sequence ATGGCACACATCGAAAAACAAGCTGGCGAACTGCAGGAAAAGCTGATCGCGGTAAACCGCGTATCTAAAACCGTAAAAGGTGGCCGTATTTTCAGCTTTACCGCACTGACGGTTGTTGGTGATGGTAACGGTCGCGTTGGTTTTGGCTACGGCAAAGCACGCGAAGTTCCGGCAGCGATCCAGAAAGCGATGGAAAAAGCCCGTCGCAACATGATGAATGTCGCGCTGAACAGCGGCACCCTGCAGCACCCGATTAAAGGTGCGCATACGGGTTCCCGCGTGTTCATGCAGCCGGCTTCCGAAGGTACCGGTATTATCGCCGGTGGTGCAATGCGCGCCGTCCTGGAAGTCGCAGGGGTTCACAACGTACTGGCAAAAGCCTATGGTTCCACCAACCCGATCAACGTGGTTCGTGCAACTATCGACGCTCTTGGCAATATGAAGTCTCCTGAAATGGTCGCTGCCAAGCGTGGTAAATCCGTTGAAGAAATTCTGGGGTAA
- the rpmD gene encoding 50S ribosomal protein L30, whose translation MAQTIKITQTRSSIGRLPKHKATLVGLGLRRIGHTVEREDTPAVRGMVNLVSYMVKVEE comes from the coding sequence ATGGCACAGACTATTAAAATCACTCAGACTCGCAGTTCCATCGGTCGTCTGCCGAAACACAAGGCAACTCTGGTTGGCTTGGGCCTGCGTCGCATTGGCCACACCGTAGAGCGTGAAGATACGCCTGCAGTACGCGGTATGGTCAATTTGGTTTCCTACATGGTCAAAGTTGAGGAGTAA